A genomic stretch from Eubacterium sulci ATCC 35585 includes:
- a CDS encoding adenine phosphoribosyltransferase (Catalyzes a salvage reaction resulting in the formation of AMP, that is energically less costly than de novo synthesis): MHYEMKIAGLTRQLPLCPINDELYIAAFVMFGDVAITEASAKELLAKAPEFDVIVTAESKGIPLAYEMARLSGGKDYVVFRKAAKLYMQNIIETSVDSITTDHVQTLCIGEKEASLIKGRRVLVVDDVISTGESLRSMEKLVNAAGGNIVCRMAVLAEGEAADRDDIKYLEKLPLFNADGSIKE, encoded by the coding sequence ATGCATTATGAAATGAAGATTGCTGGTCTAACAAGACAGCTACCACTTTGTCCGATAAACGATGAACTTTACATCGCAGCCTTTGTAATGTTTGGAGACGTTGCAATAACAGAAGCATCCGCAAAGGAGCTCCTAGCTAAGGCACCTGAATTTGATGTTATCGTAACAGCAGAATCTAAGGGAATTCCTTTGGCTTACGAGATGGCAAGACTTAGCGGTGGTAAGGACTATGTCGTATTTAGAAAAGCAGCAAAGCTATACATGCAGAACATTATAGAGACAAGCGTTGACTCAATTACAACTGACCACGTGCAGACACTATGCATAGGCGAGAAGGAAGCTAGCCTAATTAAAGGCAGAAGAGTCCTCGTTGTAGACGATGTTATCAGCACTGGTGAGTCTCTCCGCTCCATGGAGAAGCTCGTAAATGCTGCTGGTGGAAACATAGTATGCCGTATGGCAGTTCTAGCTGAAGGAGAAGCCGCAGATAGAGATGATATCAAGTATCTTGAGAAGCTACCTCTATTCAATGCAGATGGCTCGATCAAAGAGTAA
- a CDS encoding branched-chain amino acid transporter, producing the protein MDKKLSTKNYVLLASLLFGLFFGAGNLIFPALMGQMAGEHTPAATIGFVITGVGLPLLGIIAISLSRSEGLYDLGCKVSRPYSIFFTCLLYLTIGPFFAIPRTATVPYTVGVVPALHKDSPIVLGLFSLCFFAVVLWFSLRPSNILDSVGKYINPIFLAFLAVLLVMCFVNPMGSVSSTKATGEYVTHPFFRGFVEGYNTMDALASLAFGIIIINAVRNLGVNEPKNIAKSTAIAGVGCAVLMAVIYFALVFAGAQSRGIFEVQPDGGTLLNKMADHYMGGIGATFLAITITLACLKTAIGLITAGAETFGKMFPGLLSYKAWAILFTSVSFVFANFGLLKIIAYSIPVLMFLYPLTIAIILVSIVGGLFNYHTTVYRWTIAFTMLPAIFDGVKSLPAETVAALHLDGVVAKVGAFLPLSDIGMDWVVPSVLGFVVGLIFYALKKDKGTANA; encoded by the coding sequence ATGGATAAGAAACTTTCCACAAAAAATTATGTACTACTTGCCTCCCTCCTATTCGGACTGTTCTTTGGAGCGGGAAATCTAATATTCCCGGCGCTTATGGGGCAGATGGCAGGCGAACACACACCAGCAGCGACTATTGGCTTCGTTATTACAGGCGTAGGTCTACCGCTACTCGGTATTATCGCAATTTCACTGTCTCGAAGTGAGGGTCTTTACGACCTAGGTTGCAAAGTATCTAGACCGTACAGTATATTTTTTACTTGCCTACTATATCTAACTATAGGACCATTCTTCGCAATTCCTAGAACTGCGACAGTTCCTTACACAGTAGGTGTAGTACCAGCACTTCACAAGGATTCACCTATAGTGCTTGGACTCTTCTCACTCTGCTTCTTTGCGGTAGTTCTTTGGTTCTCACTAAGACCATCGAACATCCTAGACAGTGTAGGTAAGTACATCAATCCAATATTCCTTGCATTCCTAGCAGTGCTACTAGTAATGTGCTTCGTTAACCCAATGGGTTCAGTTTCAAGCACAAAGGCAACTGGTGAATATGTAACACACCCATTCTTCAGAGGATTCGTTGAGGGTTACAACACCATGGACGCACTAGCTTCACTAGCATTCGGAATCATCATCATCAACGCTGTTAGAAATCTTGGCGTTAATGAGCCTAAGAACATAGCTAAATCAACTGCTATCGCAGGTGTAGGATGTGCGGTTCTCATGGCAGTAATCTACTTTGCACTCGTATTTGCTGGTGCACAGTCAAGAGGAATCTTTGAAGTTCAGCCAGATGGTGGTACACTACTTAACAAGATGGCTGACCACTACATGGGAGGTATAGGCGCAACATTCCTAGCTATCACAATCACACTTGCTTGCCTAAAGACTGCAATCGGTCTTATAACTGCAGGTGCAGAAACATTCGGAAAGATGTTTCCTGGCTTACTTTCATACAAGGCTTGGGCAATACTATTCACATCTGTTTCATTTGTATTTGCAAACTTTGGACTACTTAAGATCATCGCATACTCAATACCAGTATTGATGTTCCTATATCCACTAACAATAGCTATCATCCTAGTGAGCATCGTTGGAGGACTGTTCAATTATCACACAACTGTTTACAGATGGACAATCGCATTCACTATGCTTCCAGCTATCTTCGATGGAGTTAAGAGCCTTCCAGCTGAGACAGTTGCAGCTCTACACCTAGATGGTGTTGTTGCAAAGGTCGGTGCATTCCTTCCACTTTCAGATATCGGAATGGACTGGGTAGTTCCTTCAGTATTAGGCTTTGTAGTAGGACTAATCTTCTACGCATTGAAGAAGGATAAAGGAACGGCTAACGCTTAG
- a CDS encoding DNA mismatch repair protein MutL, with the protein MKVDVLVAEIGSTTTVVNAFTDLGTDNPVFWGQGQAPTSVLEGDVRVGLQGAIDDLCRNKGIDKLEYGEMLATSSAAGGLKMTVHGLVYDMTAKAAKEAALGAGGIIHNITAGRLRRTDIAKIKEINPNLILIAGGVDFGERDTALDNAELIRAMGLKIPVIYAGNVENQEEMKLIFDEESGQKLYIVDNVYPKIDALNVEPCRKVIQDAFEDHITNAPGMEHVRDMVNGPIIPTPGAVMECTKVLYDCLGDLIVLDVGGATTDLHSVATESDKIARLMISPEPKAKRTVEGDLGVYVNRMKVIESIGEEKLREECKAMGVDFDEVLASYVAIPKNEAEIKFVERLTTEAVLKATERHAGYLRYIYGPSGRSTLAEGKDLTQVKYIVGTGGALTRLPHRVDIMKKIAPYNESGMLLFPSEHAQILVDNDYIMASLGVLSTRYREAAIKLLEKSLDMKFPEKKDEKFTSAAMALKEAEIAVEEKDHAEEERREHIRQMEKLGYDMSAYKKDDPTSNGDDEGVKGKWTEKE; encoded by the coding sequence ATGAAAGTAGATGTATTGGTAGCAGAAATCGGATCTACGACGACAGTTGTAAACGCGTTCACAGATCTTGGTACTGATAATCCGGTTTTTTGGGGACAAGGACAGGCACCTACTTCGGTTTTAGAAGGTGACGTAAGAGTCGGATTGCAGGGTGCAATAGATGATCTCTGCCGAAACAAAGGTATTGATAAACTAGAATATGGTGAAATGCTTGCAACATCATCTGCTGCAGGCGGACTAAAGATGACAGTTCACGGCCTCGTTTACGATATGACAGCGAAGGCAGCAAAGGAAGCTGCTCTTGGTGCAGGTGGAATCATCCACAACATAACGGCAGGTCGTTTGAGAAGAACGGATATAGCAAAGATCAAGGAAATTAATCCTAATCTCATTTTGATAGCTGGCGGTGTTGACTTCGGTGAAAGAGATACAGCGCTTGACAATGCGGAATTAATTCGTGCTATGGGTCTTAAGATTCCTGTAATTTATGCAGGAAATGTAGAGAACCAGGAAGAGATGAAGCTTATCTTTGATGAAGAGAGCGGACAGAAGCTCTATATCGTAGATAATGTATATCCAAAGATAGATGCGCTCAATGTTGAGCCTTGCCGTAAGGTAATTCAGGATGCTTTTGAGGACCACATTACAAATGCTCCGGGAATGGAACATGTTAGGGACATGGTTAACGGACCTATAATTCCAACACCAGGTGCTGTAATGGAATGTACAAAGGTTTTGTATGACTGCCTAGGAGACCTAATCGTTCTCGACGTAGGTGGTGCGACAACGGACCTTCACTCAGTAGCTACAGAATCAGACAAGATTGCAAGACTTATGATCTCACCTGAGCCAAAGGCTAAGAGAACCGTAGAAGGAGACCTTGGTGTCTATGTCAATAGAATGAAGGTTATCGAATCTATAGGTGAGGAAAAGCTTAGAGAAGAGTGCAAGGCTATGGGAGTTGACTTTGATGAAGTTCTCGCAAGCTACGTTGCAATTCCAAAGAATGAAGCAGAAATTAAGTTCGTTGAAAGATTGACAACTGAGGCAGTTCTCAAGGCAACAGAAAGACACGCTGGATATCTTAGATATATTTATGGACCAAGTGGAAGAAGTACACTGGCAGAGGGCAAGGACCTTACACAGGTAAAGTACATCGTTGGTACTGGTGGTGCATTGACAAGACTTCCTCATAGAGTGGACATCATGAAGAAGATTGCTCCATACAATGAGAGCGGAATGCTTCTTTTCCCAAGTGAACACGCTCAGATTTTGGTTGATAACGACTACATCATGGCTTCACTAGGTGTGCTTTCAACTCGTTACCGCGAGGCTGCGATAAAGCTTCTCGAGAAGAGCCTTGATATGAAGTTCCCAGAGAAGAAGGACGAGAAGTTTACTTCGGCAGCTATGGCCCTCAAAGAGGCAGAAATTGCAGTTGAAGAAAAGGATCACGCTGAAGAGGAGCGCAGAGAGCACATCAGACAGATGGAGAAGCTCGGCTATGATATGTCAGCGTACAAGAAGGATGACCCTACGAGCAACGGCGATGACGAAGGCGTTAAGGGCAAGTGGACGGAAAAGGAATAA
- a CDS encoding alanine racemase: MYPQISINLKKLRKNLDAVAKTTKEDGKCSMMVVTKAVCADEEVVKMIADTPAVDFLADSRISNIASYADVAHKNGKKTVLLRIPMQSEIAEVAKYVDLCMISEIETIKLLNAEASKLGKKQDILLMIDMGDLREGIFFQNKDLIFEAVEQILALDNINLYGVGVNLTCYGAIIPKNENLSGLVEIAREIEAKFGIKLEMVSGGNSSSIYLIDKGELPEGINNLRLGESVLLGNDTAYSTRLPGTDADAFVLKAEIVELKKKPSLPIGEVGVDAFGQKPYYEDRGIMDRAIIAIGKQDTDLDSMEPIDSRLEIMGGSSDHIIVDVTKAEGDYKVGDIIEFTLSYGGLLKCMTSKYVEKTYIK, encoded by the coding sequence ATGTATCCACAGATTAGCATTAACCTAAAGAAACTCAGAAAAAACCTCGATGCAGTTGCAAAGACAACTAAGGAGGATGGTAAGTGCAGCATGATGGTTGTAACCAAGGCTGTTTGCGCAGATGAAGAAGTAGTAAAGATGATTGCAGATACTCCAGCAGTTGACTTTCTTGCAGATTCACGTATATCAAATATCGCAAGCTATGCAGATGTCGCACACAAGAATGGCAAGAAGACAGTTCTTCTAAGAATTCCAATGCAGAGCGAGATTGCTGAAGTAGCAAAGTACGTTGATCTATGCATGATCTCCGAAATTGAGACAATCAAGCTTCTAAATGCTGAAGCATCAAAGCTTGGCAAGAAGCAGGATATACTTTTGATGATTGATATGGGAGACCTCAGAGAGGGAATTTTCTTCCAGAACAAGGATTTGATTTTCGAAGCAGTTGAGCAGATTCTAGCTCTTGATAACATCAATCTTTATGGCGTTGGTGTTAACCTAACATGCTATGGTGCTATCATTCCAAAGAACGAGAACCTTTCAGGTCTTGTTGAAATCGCAAGAGAAATTGAAGCTAAGTTCGGTATCAAGCTAGAGATGGTTTCAGGTGGAAACTCAAGCTCAATCTATTTGATTGACAAGGGAGAGCTTCCAGAGGGAATCAACAACCTAAGACTTGGTGAGTCGGTGCTCCTCGGAAACGACACAGCATACAGCACAAGACTTCCAGGTACAGACGCAGATGCTTTTGTTCTCAAGGCAGAAATCGTTGAGCTCAAGAAAAAGCCTTCACTACCTATCGGTGAGGTTGGCGTTGACGCATTTGGACAGAAGCCTTACTACGAGGACAGAGGTATAATGGATAGAGCCATCATCGCAATTGGTAAGCAGGACACAGACCTAGATAGCATGGAGCCAATTGACTCAAGACTTGAGATTATGGGCGGAAGCTCAGACCACATCATCGTCGATGTAACAAAGGCAGAAGGCGACTATAAGGTTGGCGACATAATCGAGTTTACTTTGAGCTACGGCGGACTGCTAAAGTGCATGACAAGCAAATATGTAGAAAAAACATATATTAAGTAG
- a CDS encoding LuxR family transcriptional regulator: protein MSDMILKHNEKIDVREIIKDLDKYEPRRRGWHWREPAPNLELGPFVYKDCSKPLKNSVGLPPAKFFGDIDPQPLPVITTEIASGRFEDDIRRMRMAAWHGADHIMVIRHMGQSHIDGLMEGTPQGIGGIPVTRKQVRAQRKALDLIEDEVGRPINYHSYVSGVAGPDVAVMFAEEGINGAHQDPQYNVLYRDINCVRSFVDACESKKIMAWADILQIDGAHNANATAREAWKVMPELIVQHSINSLFSEKVGIKPSNISLSTVPPTATPAPCMYLDLPYAVALRDICDRYKMRAQQNTKYICSSVREATVTHVLNMFISKLTRADIQSTITPDEGRNVPWHIYNMEACDNAKQALIGMDGLMELVELKKDGPLREMVRDIKERALLFMEEIIEVGGYFQAVQEGFFVDSAKYPARNGDGIARQIEGGVGYGFIFEREEDYMAPVTAHYGYNNVEQYGGDPENPSALIGGCTFEDRSKIVFIDELEEEDTVHRRLEKVEKYLDGEAIKPEMEWCGDGVVLMTMMIPANARTSEAVALEIGRKLGLENPEVTSKEVMQEAEGTRIEMKGKVTFDVDPEGLEIPPEPHHLPDAILFEEFKEHPMVVVCGTVGEDEHSVGLREIINIKHGGIEKWGIKVNYLGTSVPVEKLVDAAIELNASAILASTIISHDNIHYKNMKRINELAIEKGIRDKVIICAGGTQVVPEEARKTGIDEGFGRDSHGIDVATFLAEEAMRKRGVLAPGEKANEKFGKK from the coding sequence ATGTCAGATATGATTTTAAAGCATAACGAAAAAATCGACGTTAGAGAGATTATCAAGGATCTTGATAAGTATGAGCCAAGAAGAAGAGGATGGCACTGGCGTGAACCAGCTCCAAACCTAGAGCTAGGACCTTTTGTATATAAGGATTGCTCAAAGCCACTAAAGAACAGTGTTGGTCTTCCACCAGCTAAGTTCTTTGGAGATATCGATCCACAGCCACTTCCAGTAATCACAACAGAAATCGCTTCTGGTAGATTCGAAGATGATATCAGAAGAATGAGAATGGCTGCATGGCACGGCGCTGACCATATCATGGTAATCAGACATATGGGTCAGTCACATATCGATGGCCTTATGGAGGGTACTCCACAGGGTATCGGTGGCATTCCTGTAACAAGAAAACAGGTTAGAGCACAGAGAAAGGCTCTTGACTTAATTGAGGATGAAGTAGGTCGTCCAATTAACTACCACTCATACGTATCAGGTGTAGCAGGACCAGATGTAGCGGTAATGTTCGCTGAAGAAGGTATCAACGGTGCTCACCAGGATCCACAGTACAACGTTCTTTACAGAGATATCAACTGTGTTAGATCATTTGTTGACGCTTGTGAATCAAAGAAGATTATGGCTTGGGCTGACATTCTTCAGATTGACGGCGCTCACAATGCTAACGCAACAGCAAGAGAAGCTTGGAAGGTAATGCCTGAGCTAATCGTTCAGCACTCAATCAACTCACTCTTCTCAGAGAAGGTTGGTATTAAGCCAAGCAATATCTCACTGTCAACAGTACCTCCAACAGCAACACCAGCTCCTTGTATGTACCTTGACTTACCATACGCTGTAGCACTTAGAGATATCTGCGACAGATATAAGATGAGAGCTCAGCAGAACACAAAGTATATCTGCTCATCAGTAAGAGAAGCTACTGTAACACACGTGCTAAACATGTTCATTTCAAAGCTTACACGTGCTGACATCCAGTCAACAATCACACCTGATGAAGGAAGAAACGTTCCATGGCACATCTACAACATGGAAGCTTGCGACAACGCTAAACAGGCACTCATCGGTATGGACGGACTTATGGAACTCGTAGAGCTCAAGAAGGACGGTCCACTCAGAGAGATGGTTAGAGACATCAAGGAAAGAGCACTCCTATTCATGGAAGAAATCATCGAAGTTGGTGGATACTTCCAGGCTGTACAGGAAGGCTTCTTCGTAGACTCAGCTAAGTACCCAGCAAGAAACGGCGACGGTATCGCAAGACAGATTGAAGGCGGTGTAGGCTACGGATTTATCTTTGAGAGAGAAGAAGACTACATGGCTCCAGTAACAGCTCACTACGGATACAACAACGTTGAGCAGTACGGAGGAGATCCTGAAAATCCATCAGCTCTTATCGGTGGTTGTACATTCGAAGACAGAAGCAAAATCGTATTTATCGATGAGCTCGAAGAAGAAGATACAGTACATCGCAGACTCGAAAAGGTTGAGAAATACCTTGACGGAGAAGCAATCAAGCCAGAGATGGAATGGTGCGGAGACGGCGTTGTACTCATGACAATGATGATTCCAGCAAATGCAAGAACATCCGAAGCTGTTGCTCTAGAGATTGGTCGCAAGCTAGGCCTTGAGAATCCTGAAGTAACAAGTAAGGAAGTAATGCAGGAGGCTGAAGGTACAAGAATCGAGATGAAGGGTAAGGTTACATTCGATGTAGACCCTGAAGGACTTGAGATTCCACCTGAACCACATCACCTACCAGATGCAATTCTATTTGAGGAGTTCAAGGAACACCCAATGGTAGTTGTTTGCGGAACAGTAGGTGAGGATGAACACTCAGTTGGACTAAGAGAAATCATCAACATCAAGCACGGTGGTATCGAGAAGTGGGGTATCAAGGTTAACTACCTAGGAACTTCAGTACCAGTTGAAAAGCTTGTTGACGCTGCTATAGAGCTTAACGCTTCAGCAATCCTAGCTTCAACAATCATTTCACACGATAACATCCACTACAAGAACATGAAGAGAATCAACGAACTCGCAATCGAGAAGGGTATCAGAGATAAGGTAATTATCTGTGCTGGCGGAACTCAGGTTGTTCCTGAAGAAGCTAGAAAGACTGGTATCGACGAAGGTTTCGGAAGAGACTCACATGGTATCGATGTTGCGACATTCCTTGCAGAAGAAGCAATGAGAAAGAGGGGCGTACTAGCTCCAGGCGAAAAGGCCAACGAAAAGTTCGGTAAAAAATAG
- a CDS encoding phosphoglucomutase, producing MAYDYSKLQNGSDIRGIAIGSPAEPVNLDSEAVSRLAKGFLYLLSHKTDKEPNELCIAVGRDSRISGPELVRDIVSALTPYGAKVLDSGLSSTPAMFMSTVFEEFKCDGAIMVTASHMPSNRNGMKFFDVDGGLDKGDIADIITFAESSSILGRLISKPASDPIKANLMDVYSAHLRKKIVNALDSGETPLSGLSITVDAGNGAGGFYAEKVLSPLGADVSSSQFLEPDGSFPNHIPNPEDKDAIESICAKVREAKTDLGLIFDTDVDRVSAVDESGKEINRNAIVALAAALIADSHPGSTVVTDSVTSRGLTAFLEGSLGLKHLRFKRGYKNVINKSIELNEQGIESDLAIETSGHAAYKENFFLDDGAYLATKIVIAAANCKKEGKGIASLISDLSEPLESLEVRLPIIGSDFGAVGDSIIEDLRTLISSGELSECSLEEPNYEGVRINFNNSSIKGWMLLRKSLHEPIMPLNFESDVEGGCIKIAELLIPLLSKYENLDIGKLKDLV from the coding sequence ATGGCTTACGACTACTCAAAATTGCAAAACGGAAGCGATATACGAGGCATAGCTATCGGAAGCCCTGCAGAACCGGTAAATCTCGATTCTGAAGCAGTTTCGCGCCTAGCTAAAGGCTTTCTGTATCTTCTATCACATAAAACAGATAAAGAACCAAACGAGCTTTGCATAGCAGTTGGACGAGATTCCAGAATTTCAGGTCCTGAGCTAGTGCGAGATATAGTCTCCGCACTCACTCCATACGGAGCTAAGGTTTTGGACTCAGGACTTTCATCTACACCTGCTATGTTCATGTCCACAGTCTTTGAAGAGTTTAAATGTGACGGCGCCATCATGGTTACAGCAAGCCACATGCCTTCAAACCGAAACGGAATGAAGTTCTTTGATGTGGACGGCGGACTAGATAAGGGTGACATTGCTGACATAATCACCTTTGCTGAATCTAGTTCAATCCTAGGTAGATTGATTTCAAAACCTGCTTCTGATCCAATCAAAGCTAATTTGATGGATGTTTACAGTGCACACCTAAGAAAGAAAATCGTAAATGCTCTTGATTCTGGAGAAACCCCTCTTTCAGGATTATCTATTACAGTTGATGCCGGAAACGGTGCTGGTGGTTTCTATGCCGAAAAAGTTTTATCACCACTCGGCGCTGATGTAAGCAGCTCACAGTTCCTAGAGCCAGACGGAAGCTTCCCAAACCACATTCCTAATCCAGAGGACAAGGATGCAATAGAATCCATCTGTGCAAAGGTTCGCGAAGCAAAGACCGATTTAGGTTTAATTTTTGATACAGATGTAGACAGAGTTTCTGCAGTTGACGAAAGCGGCAAAGAGATAAACAGAAACGCTATTGTAGCACTAGCAGCTGCACTCATAGCAGATTCACACCCAGGCTCAACAGTTGTTACAGACAGTGTAACTTCTCGTGGTCTGACCGCCTTTCTCGAAGGAAGCCTAGGCCTTAAGCATCTTCGCTTTAAGAGAGGCTATAAGAATGTGATAAACAAGTCTATAGAGCTTAACGAGCAGGGCATAGAAAGCGATCTTGCGATAGAGACATCGGGACACGCAGCATATAAGGAAAACTTCTTCCTAGATGACGGCGCATATCTTGCAACAAAGATAGTAATCGCTGCTGCAAATTGTAAAAAAGAAGGCAAAGGAATCGCATCGCTGATAAGCGATTTGTCAGAACCGCTAGAAAGCCTAGAAGTTCGCTTGCCAATCATAGGAAGTGACTTCGGTGCTGTGGGCGATAGTATAATAGAAGATTTGCGCACGCTAATCTCCTCAGGCGAGCTTTCTGAGTGTAGTCTTGAAGAACCAAATTACGAGGGCGTACGAATCAACTTTAACAATTCATCGATTAAAGGCTGGATGCTCCTGAGAAAATCCCTGCATGAACCTATCATGCCACTAAACTTTGAAAGTGATGTTGAGGGAGGCTGTATCAAAATAGCTGAGCTTCTCATCCCGCTTCTATCAAAATACGAAAACCTTGATATAGGAAAGCTAAAAGACTTAGTTTAA
- a CDS encoding adenosine deaminase: MVKYMSNYMKEALKEAQKAAEMGEIPVGAVIVKDGEIISRGHNLTETTKDPTAHAEIIAIREASKVLGGWRLIGCDMYVTMEPCSMCAGALVWSRIEHLYIGADDPKTGACGSVFNIVQDERLNHQIAVDRGIMAEESSQLVREFFRNLRNKRKKPEEE, translated from the coding sequence ATTGTAAAGTATATGAGTAATTATATGAAAGAGGCCCTTAAGGAGGCTCAGAAGGCTGCTGAAATGGGAGAAATACCTGTTGGAGCAGTTATTGTTAAGGATGGCGAAATCATTTCGAGAGGCCATAATTTGACCGAAACTACCAAGGATCCGACAGCGCATGCGGAGATTATAGCCATCAGAGAGGCGTCTAAAGTTTTGGGCGGCTGGAGACTGATAGGCTGCGATATGTATGTGACTATGGAGCCCTGCAGTATGTGTGCGGGTGCACTCGTGTGGTCGAGAATAGAGCATCTATACATAGGTGCGGATGACCCTAAGACGGGGGCGTGTGGATCGGTCTTCAATATCGTGCAGGATGAGAGGCTAAATCATCAGATTGCAGTGGATAGAGGTATAATGGCAGAGGAAAGTTCGCAGCTTGTGCGCGAATTCTTTCGCAACCTACGAAATAAAAGGAAAAAACCGGAGGAAGAGTAA
- a CDS encoding ornithine aminomutase: MIREDDFQERRKHIANLTDEELYERFWQLTEQVVNPLLELGKKNTTPSVERAVLLRMGISSLETQKIVQGCMDNGLMGHGAGHVVYKISKEKNITIPEAGTALANGEYWTDAVALFKKGGK; encoded by the coding sequence ATGATAAGAGAAGACGATTTTCAAGAAAGAAGAAAACATATAGCTAATCTTACTGACGAAGAACTATATGAGAGATTCTGGCAGCTTACAGAACAGGTAGTAAATCCTCTTTTGGAGCTTGGAAAGAAGAACACAACACCTTCAGTTGAGAGAGCTGTACTCCTAAGAATGGGAATTTCATCACTCGAGACACAGAAGATTGTACAGGGTTGCATGGACAACGGACTAATGGGCCACGGCGCAGGTCACGTTGTTTACAAGATTTCAAAAGAAAAGAACATTACTATTCCTGAAGCAGGCACAGCATTAGCAAACGGTGAATACTGGACAGATGCTGTTGCTCTCTTTAAGAAAGGGGGCAAATAA
- a CDS encoding sodium:proton antiporter: protein MEDNVKAKEPRAPKLYEAIATFLGLVVIMSVGIVVFEVSPHIPMFIGVIFASLMALRLGYKWDAVESMMITGISRAMQAILILMIVGMLVGAWILSGTIPTMIYYGLKLLSPSVFLVATVLICSVTSLATGTSWGTMGTMGLALMGIAAGLGVPVGPTAGAILSGAYFGDKLSPLSDTTNLAPAMAGTDVFSHVKFMMKATITAYVIALVFFGVYGFMHANNGHADTSQLDILMNGIKDNFNVNPILLLPPLVVILAIALKMPAIPGITLGVIVAAVMAPIFQKDVTLGAIFNSAMSGFTMQSGIESLDNLLTKGGLMGMAESILMTMIAMMFGGIMEATGQLNVIINAITKYVKSGPALIGVTELTCIASNVTMPEQYISILVPGRMYAPAYRKAGMHPAALSNALESAGTVTSPLVPWNTCAIYIKKTLGIQSTAVYFPWAIFNLAMPVVTFLLAFAGVTIKKMTPEEQKIADEGGLVKL, encoded by the coding sequence ATGGAAGACAATGTAAAGGCTAAAGAGCCAAGAGCACCTAAGCTGTACGAAGCGATTGCTACGTTCCTAGGCTTAGTTGTAATCATGTCAGTGGGTATCGTAGTATTTGAAGTAAGCCCACACATCCCAATGTTCATTGGCGTTATCTTTGCATCACTTATGGCACTAAGACTTGGATACAAGTGGGATGCAGTAGAAAGCATGATGATCACAGGTATATCACGTGCGATGCAGGCTATTCTAATTCTTATGATTGTTGGTATGCTCGTTGGAGCATGGATCCTATCAGGAACAATCCCAACAATGATTTATTACGGACTTAAGCTATTATCACCATCAGTTTTCTTGGTTGCAACTGTTCTTATCTGCTCAGTAACATCCCTAGCAACAGGTACATCATGGGGAACAATGGGAACCATGGGTCTTGCACTTATGGGTATCGCAGCAGGTCTAGGAGTTCCCGTTGGACCTACAGCAGGTGCAATCCTTTCAGGTGCATACTTCGGAGATAAGCTATCACCTCTATCAGATACAACAAACCTAGCACCAGCTATGGCAGGTACTGATGTATTCTCACACGTTAAGTTCATGATGAAGGCTACAATTACTGCATATGTAATCGCACTTGTATTCTTCGGAGTATACGGATTCATGCACGCTAACAACGGTCACGCAGATACATCACAGCTAGATATTCTTATGAACGGAATTAAGGATAACTTCAATGTTAACCCAATTCTACTACTTCCACCACTAGTAGTTATACTAGCTATTGCACTTAAGATGCCAGCTATCCCTGGTATCACACTAGGTGTAATCGTAGCAGCAGTTATGGCTCCTATCTTTCAGAAGGATGTTACACTCGGCGCAATCTTCAACAGTGCAATGAGCGGATTCACAATGCAGAGCGGAATCGAGTCACTAGACAACCTACTAACTAAGGGCGGACTAATGGGAATGGCTGAGTCAATTCTCATGACAATGATCGCTATGATGTTCGGTGGAATCATGGAAGCTACAGGACAGCTAAACGTTATCATCAATGCTATTACAAAGTATGTAAAGAGCGGTCCAGCACTTATCGGTGTTACAGAGCTTACATGTATCGCATCAAACGTTACAATGCCTGAGCAGTACATCTCAATCCTAGTTCCAGGAAGAATGTATGCTCCAGCATATCGTAAGGCAGGAATGCACCCAGCAGCTCTATCAAATGCTCTAGAGTCAGCTGGTACAGTTACTTCACCACTCGTTCCATGGAACACATGTGCTATCTACATCAAGAAGACTCTTGGTATCCAGAGCACAGCAGTATACTTCCCATGGGCAATCTTCAACTTGGCAATGCCAGTAGTTACATTCCTCTTAGCATTCGCGGGAGTCACAATCAAGAAGATGACACCAGAAGAGCAGAAGATTGCAGACGAAGGCGGACTAGTAAAGCTATAA